Part of the Streptomyces sp. FXJ1.172 genome, GGCCACCAATCAGATGGTGTCCATGGCTTCAGCCAGGCTCCTGGGCCGCATATCGGTCCACGTGCGTTCGACGTATTCCAGACACTCGTGACGGGAGGCCTTCCCGAAAGCGATCTCCCACCCAGCTGGAACATCGACAAAGACCGGCCACAGCGAGTACTGCTGCTCCGCATTGACCAGTACGACGTACTCGGCGTCCCGGTCCTCGAACGGATTCGTCATCATGCGCCCCTGCTCGCTCTGGTGCTGTTCTGGTCATGCTACGTATTGCTGAGATACGTAATCGTGCTTCTTCAATTCAGCATACATGTGTCACTGTCACGGTATATGTCCGCAGTGCCCGGCACGAGGCCGCTGTTCTTACAGGTCGCAGTCCAACATGTGAACAGCCGCGGCGATGCCGACGGTTCACCGTCGGCGGCCGAGTCGTACGCGGGTGTCGATGTGGATGCGCCTGGGCTTGGAGCAGCGGCCTCGATGCGGGTCGCGGCGAACGACAGGGAGCCGTGCCGCCTCGACGCGGACGACAGCCAGGCCGTCCCGCCGGTGCGCAGCCGACGCGGACGGCCCTCCATCCATGACGCCGCGCCCTCGGACGCCGATGACATTTACCGTCTGCTCAGGGGCTGCACGCGTGGAGTGCGCGTCGTCGACGGAGTACGGACGCAGTGCGGGAGGTGCTCACCCCTTGGCCACGAGGCCGAGTACGTCGCGGGCATGGGTGATCGATCCGTCGACGGTCTCCACGTCGTACATCGAGTCGACCATGAAGTGGTCGATGCCCGTGCGCTCGTGCACC contains:
- a CDS encoding MbtH family protein, with the protein product MTNPFEDRDAEYVVLVNAEQQYSLWPVFVDVPAGWEIAFGKASRHECLEYVERTWTDMRPRSLAEAMDTI